DNA from Parageobacillus thermoglucosidasius:
TCAAGCGGAAAAGTCGATGTGGCGGTTGCAGCAAATACGATCCTTTTACAAGCATTAAAACAGAATTTGGCCATCGTTGGCTGGAGCAATGATTTAAATCCGTCTCATGTATGCTGCCGGGTTGTGACAAGAAAGGAATTATTGTCAGAAGATAAAGGGGAAGCCTTCAAACGGCTTTTAAAAGCATTAATCCGGGCAGAACGCGTGAAAAATGAACATCCGGAAAAAGCAGTAGCAGCCGCAAAAGCACATTTGAAATTGGATGATAAAACAGTAGATTCTATCGTCAATGAAGAACACTCCCATTATTCGCCGGATCCTAATAGCAAAGAAGTTAAGAAAATGTGGGAGCAAATGAAATCCATCGGCTATATTGAAAATGCCGACGGGATTGACCTTAACGACTATATTAATCTGGATCTTTATGAAAGAGCGCTGGAAGAATTAATGAATGAATATCCTGAAGATAAAGATTATTATCAAAAATTATTAGATAGATTTAATAAGCAAAATCTTTAAATAAATATATTTGCACGGACCTCCGATGGGCAGTTTGTTTCAGTTGGCATCAACACAAAGTTAAGGGAGGACCAGAAGATGAGGAATTTTCTTAAACAATATTATGTGACGATATTGATCGGTATCACCGGCATTGCTGTATGGGAATTAATCACAAGATATGGAAATTTAAATCCTGTTATTTTCCCGACATTAAGTAAAGTTTTTCGTGTTTTTACTCAAAACATAGAGGAATTATTGTTGGGATTAGTAAGTTCCTTACGGCTGCTAATCCCTGCTTATATTGGATCAATCATTTTGGGGATAGGAGGGGGCTTATTGTTGGGGCTTCATCATCGGGTCCGCCACGTTTTAATGCCCTATGTCCATTTGTTAAGCCCTCTTCCGCCAACTTTATTTGTTCCGTACGCCATTGCTGTATTGCCAACCTTTGAATCGGCTTCGATCTTTTTAATTTTCATCGGAACTTTTTGGCATATTTTTTTAGGTACACTTCACGGCGTTTTAATCATTGAAAAACAATATTTGGATAATGCAAAAACTTTAGGGTTAAAAGGCAATGATCTTTTGTTTAAAGTGATTATCCCGGCAGCATCTCCTCATATTTTAAGCGGGGCAGGTTCAGCATTGACCATGTCTTTCTTGATTTTAACCATGGCAGAAATGTTTGGCGCTAAATCGGGGATGGGATATTTCATTCAATATTATACAGATTTCGCTCAATACGATTATGTGATTGCGGGAATCATTTTTAACAGTGCTGTTATTTTGATTGCCTTGTTGTTATTTGAAAAGCTAAAAAAACGGCTGTTGTTTTGGACTAATTTAAAGGAAGATACCGATTAAATTGGTTTTGTTAAAATATCCCTTTTCGAACTGAAGCAGAAATGGAGAGTCCAATTTCTTTCTTTTCCACCATAGCTGCTTATCCGGCCTGGCTGTGGCTGATTCCGGATGTTTTGGGCCGCGGCAATGTGCTGGTGAAATCTCGGCGAAAGATTTATATGGCGGTCTGTGCTTTCGGATTTGCAGTCTATCTTTTTTCTGAACTTTTGTGTTTGGAATAAGTATATGGAGGATAGATATAGGAAATCAAAGGATGAAATTGAAACAATCGGGAAAAGGCAGTGTAGCTTAAAATAAAGATTCCAATTCGAGGAAAGGGGGAGGAGGATGCGGTTTATGAAGAGGGGCCATTTTATGATCCATTTTGTCATTACCTCTGTTTTGTTAGCGGCAATAGGATATGTTTTATATAGCAATCTGTATGAGACAGAAGAGGTGATTGCCGCGAAAGTTGGAAATGCAGCGCCTGATTTCACGTTAAAAAATTTGCATGGCACGGAACAAACATTGTCAGATTTTCGCGGAAAAGGTGTTTTCATTAACTTTTGGGCCACATATTGCCCTCCTTGTGAAAAAGAAATGCCTTATCTTGAAAAGGCTTATCAGCAGTATAAAGAAAAAGGGATAGAAATATTGGCGATCAATGCAGCGGGACCAACTCGCCTTGTCCATCAGTATATTGCCCGAAAAAAAGTAACCTTTCCGATTTTGCTTGATCGGGATGGATTAGTGGTAGAACAGTATCAAGTGCAAAATTTACCGACCACTTTTTTCATTAATTCCAAGGGGGAAATTGTCGATAAAGTTTCTGGTGAGTTGACAAAGGAAAAGATAGAAGAAGGTTTAAAATTAATCAAACCATAAAATTGGCTCGGTGCTTGTGCATGGCTGATGTCCATAAATGCCTCATCAATGGCTTGGAAAGAGCAGACGATGGATTTGCCGTGTT
Protein-coding regions in this window:
- a CDS encoding ABC transporter permease — its product is MRNFLKQYYVTILIGITGIAVWELITRYGNLNPVIFPTLSKVFRVFTQNIEELLLGLVSSLRLLIPAYIGSIILGIGGGLLLGLHHRVRHVLMPYVHLLSPLPPTLFVPYAIAVLPTFESASIFLIFIGTFWHIFLGTLHGVLIIEKQYLDNAKTLGLKGNDLLFKVIIPAASPHILSGAGSALTMSFLILTMAEMFGAKSGMGYFIQYYTDFAQYDYVIAGIIFNSAVILIALLLFEKLKKRLLFWTNLKEDTD
- the resA gene encoding thiol-disulfide oxidoreductase ResA; translation: MKRGHFMIHFVITSVLLAAIGYVLYSNLYETEEVIAAKVGNAAPDFTLKNLHGTEQTLSDFRGKGVFINFWATYCPPCEKEMPYLEKAYQQYKEKGIEILAINAAGPTRLVHQYIARKKVTFPILLDRDGLVVEQYQVQNLPTTFFINSKGEIVDKVSGELTKEKIEEGLKLIKP